One part of the Salinivirga cyanobacteriivorans genome encodes these proteins:
- a CDS encoding lysylphosphatidylglycerol synthase domain-containing protein, protein MPANHRKFWVILFKSLIFIASYGFVAYRVYADDQLSNLLFNGTVHNESAWLWLVFLLMPVNWFIESEKWRLLLKPTEKVRLLQAFGGVLAGLSIAIFTPNRTGEYAGRIWILRQRNRLAGISVTIAGSIAQSGVTFIVGIISGWLWLNQNTEATFTTPTQLGLAIFTVAAGFITYISLPKIALKISRLQTPKVITKINDGIKNLNRNLLLKALLVSGLRYAIFMTQFILLLFYFKTGISVYEAFLSIGMLYAAMLVIPTITIAEPGVRGSLSLLIFGVFSTNEAGILAASLTLWIINLAIPALLGALYLAALKIDKLW, encoded by the coding sequence ATGCCTGCAAACCATCGAAAATTCTGGGTAATACTTTTCAAAAGCTTAATTTTTATTGCTTCATACGGTTTTGTAGCCTATCGCGTTTATGCCGACGACCAACTTAGCAACTTGCTCTTTAATGGCACAGTTCACAATGAGTCGGCCTGGTTATGGTTGGTGTTTTTATTAATGCCGGTCAATTGGTTTATTGAATCGGAAAAATGGCGGTTACTTCTTAAACCAACAGAAAAGGTTAGGTTACTTCAGGCTTTTGGCGGTGTGCTTGCCGGGCTCAGCATTGCTATTTTCACACCCAATCGAACCGGGGAGTATGCAGGCCGAATATGGATATTACGTCAACGCAACCGGTTGGCCGGTATATCGGTAACCATTGCCGGAAGTATTGCGCAAAGTGGTGTTACTTTTATTGTTGGAATAATTTCAGGATGGTTATGGCTCAACCAAAATACAGAAGCAACTTTTACCACACCGACGCAACTTGGCCTGGCAATTTTTACTGTTGCAGCCGGTTTTATTACGTACATTTCGCTACCCAAAATTGCATTAAAAATCAGCCGGCTACAAACCCCAAAAGTTATTACCAAAATTAACGACGGAATAAAAAACCTGAACAGGAATCTACTACTTAAAGCGCTGTTAGTCTCTGGTTTACGATATGCCATTTTTATGACTCAGTTTATTTTGCTTTTATTCTATTTTAAAACAGGTATTTCGGTTTACGAAGCCTTCCTGAGCATAGGCATGCTCTACGCCGCCATGTTGGTTATACCAACCATTACCATTGCCGAACCCGGGGTAAGAGGAAGTCTGTCGTTGCTAATTTTTGGAGTTTTTTCTACAAATGAGGCAGGAATTCTGGCGGCTTCATTAACTTTGTGGATTATAAACCTGGCCATACCGGCGCTCCTTGGTGCGCTGTACCTGGCTGCCCTTAAAATCGATAAACTATGGTAG
- a CDS encoding DUF456 domain-containing protein has product MVEFLLIVLAALLLLIGLIGCILPVIPGPPISFVGLLVLEATEKVDFSNNLLLLMFALAAIVTVLDYIIPIWGTKKFGGTRAGVIGSTLGLIFGLIFFPPIGIIIGPFAGAVIGEMIQKDDFNNALKSGIGSFIGFLLGTGMKLVVSSIMIYYFFKEVFA; this is encoded by the coding sequence ATGGTAGAATTCTTACTCATTGTCCTGGCGGCGCTGCTTTTGCTTATAGGGCTTATTGGATGTATTTTACCGGTTATACCCGGCCCGCCAATTTCTTTTGTGGGACTGCTGGTGCTAGAAGCTACAGAGAAAGTTGATTTTTCAAACAATTTACTTTTGCTCATGTTTGCTTTAGCAGCCATTGTAACAGTATTAGACTACATTATACCCATCTGGGGAACCAAAAAGTTTGGTGGCACACGCGCAGGTGTAATCGGCAGTACATTGGGCCTTATATTCGGACTGATATTTTTTCCACCAATTGGTATCATTATTGGCCCTTTTGCCGGAGCTGTTATAGGAGAAATGATTCAAAAAGACGATTTTAACAATGCACTTAAAAGTGGAATAGGCTCTTTTATTGGATTTTTGCTAGGCACAGGAATGAAGTTAGTTGTATCATCAATTATGATTTATTACTTTTTCAAAGAAGTATTTGCATAA
- a CDS encoding inorganic pyrophosphatase: MRNKIMDPLGKLMGLRYKSHPWHGVDPGPEAPNLITAYIEMVPTDTVKYEVDKSSGYLRIDRPQKYSNVIPALYGFFPQTYCGESVGKFCAEKTDRKEIQGDADPLDVCVLTERSISHGDILAHVIPIGGFRMIDGDMADDKIIAVLKNDAGYGHYTNINDVPQAVVERLKHYFLTYKDIPGKERISEITHTYDADEAIKVIEFAMDDYHHRFDNLESVLDKV, translated from the coding sequence ATGAGAAACAAAATCATGGATCCCCTGGGGAAATTAATGGGCTTACGCTATAAGTCGCATCCGTGGCATGGAGTTGATCCGGGCCCGGAAGCACCGAATCTAATTACCGCCTACATTGAAATGGTACCAACAGATACTGTAAAATATGAAGTGGACAAATCAAGCGGGTACCTCCGCATCGACAGGCCACAAAAATACAGCAATGTAATACCTGCACTTTATGGTTTTTTTCCACAAACCTATTGCGGAGAGAGTGTAGGTAAATTTTGTGCCGAAAAAACAGACCGCAAGGAGATTCAGGGAGATGCCGACCCACTTGATGTGTGTGTGCTGACCGAACGCTCAATTTCACATGGAGACATTCTCGCTCATGTGATTCCCATTGGGGGTTTTCGGATGATTGACGGCGATATGGCTGACGACAAAATTATTGCTGTATTAAAAAACGACGCCGGCTATGGTCATTATACCAACATAAATGATGTGCCACAAGCAGTAGTAGAGAGATTAAAACACTATTTCCTTACATACAAGGATATTCCGGGCAAAGAACGCATTTCGGAAATTACCCATACTTATGACGCCGATGAGGCCATAAAAGTAATAGAATTTGCCATGGACGATTATCATCATAGATTTGATAACCTCGAAAGTGTGCTGGATAAAGTATAA
- a CDS encoding serine hydrolase domain-containing protein: MKNIGKAEIIFLILTLGAVILFISLEKRHFTNIQPPKMPKVTPDTIWHQHLRSDLDRVLIKKNKFGFNGALMVGWDNEIIYEGYVGYEDYANHDSITAATRFQIGSVSKQFTAVAILQLYANGQLHLDDSIGKYFPDLPYQGFTIHHLLVHRSGLSNYIYFIDKIVEDKGKTYTNEDIIRLWKEHEPLPYYPPNRRFDYSNSGYMLLASIIEKVSGMSYPEYMHKNIFEPLGMDDTFVYIAGQNDTLPHLAEGYKYHWKVVTEAYLNGTYGDKGIYATARDLFKWDQGLYSKTILPTDTLQKAFKPMGKPKHFKHNYGYGWRIFEHKGKKIYYHAGWWQGFKTLLIRVPEYKLTIIVMKNIKTGAMFSRHELLRIIIDRYLAAPLEALIPDLPQFQQCYIPIELS, translated from the coding sequence ATGAAAAACATAGGTAAAGCAGAAATCATATTTCTTATTTTGACCCTTGGGGCGGTCATTCTATTTATCAGCCTTGAAAAACGGCATTTTACCAATATTCAGCCGCCAAAAATGCCAAAAGTAACGCCTGATACCATTTGGCACCAGCACCTTAGGAGCGACCTTGACCGTGTGCTCATCAAGAAAAATAAATTCGGGTTTAACGGTGCGCTAATGGTAGGCTGGGATAATGAAATAATTTATGAAGGATATGTAGGTTACGAAGACTATGCCAACCACGATAGCATCACGGCTGCAACAAGATTTCAAATAGGTTCGGTTAGCAAACAATTTACGGCAGTAGCTATTTTGCAACTCTATGCAAATGGCCAATTACACCTCGATGATTCCATTGGAAAATATTTCCCGGACCTACCCTACCAGGGTTTTACCATACACCATTTACTGGTACACCGGAGCGGCTTATCAAATTACATCTATTTCATTGATAAAATTGTAGAAGATAAAGGCAAAACCTACACCAACGAGGATATTATCAGGCTTTGGAAAGAACATGAACCCCTGCCCTACTACCCTCCTAACAGACGGTTCGATTACAGTAATTCGGGATATATGCTTCTGGCATCTATTATTGAAAAAGTCAGTGGCATGTCATACCCCGAGTATATGCATAAGAATATTTTCGAACCCCTTGGAATGGACGATACCTTCGTTTACATAGCCGGGCAAAACGATACGCTACCCCATTTGGCCGAAGGCTACAAATACCACTGGAAAGTGGTTACTGAGGCATACCTGAATGGCACCTATGGCGATAAAGGCATTTATGCCACTGCAAGAGATCTTTTTAAGTGGGACCAGGGCCTTTACAGCAAGACTATTTTACCTACTGATACCCTTCAAAAGGCATTTAAGCCAATGGGTAAGCCCAAACACTTTAAACACAACTACGGGTATGGATGGCGTATATTTGAACATAAAGGCAAAAAAATATACTACCACGCAGGCTGGTGGCAGGGATTTAAAACTCTGCTCATCAGGGTGCCGGAATACAAGCTAACAATCATTGTGATGAAAAATATTAAAACCGGTGCGATGTTCAGTCGCCACGAACTATTGCGCATTATCATTGATCGGTATCTGGCAGCGCCACTCGAAGCATTAATACCTGATCTACCTCAATTTCAGCAATGCTACATACCGATTGAACTTAGTTAA
- a CDS encoding phenylpyruvate tautomerase MIF-related protein, protein MPYFKISMNKLLSGEQKHRALKSMHQLVVEALKKPDRFVMTSIADSQAMHFGLSDDPVAFVEFKSIGLPDTKALSAAICDLIMKEFDIEPDRVYIEFVDEPRNMFGHNRTTFEK, encoded by the coding sequence ATGCCATATTTTAAGATTTCCATGAACAAGCTTTTGTCGGGAGAGCAAAAGCACAGAGCGCTAAAATCAATGCACCAACTCGTTGTTGAAGCACTGAAAAAACCTGATCGTTTTGTAATGACTTCAATTGCCGACAGTCAGGCAATGCATTTTGGGTTATCTGACGACCCGGTGGCTTTCGTGGAATTTAAGAGCATTGGGTTGCCAGATACGAAAGCGTTATCGGCAGCCATATGCGATTTGATCATGAAAGAGTTTGATATTGAGCCTGACAGGGTTTACATTGAATTTGTGGATGAGCCTCGCAATATGTTTGGGCACAACCGCACTACTTTCGAAAAGTGA
- a CDS encoding radical SAM protein — protein MNAYYRYLNSLVNKNKQEFGNYENINWINLWNTDELEATRQKLIRASGGQTLFKGTKPYVNQISDGCKICGAGAWSCLFITGKCNANCFYCPSPQKQDEPPESQGITFHTPLAYAEYINYFDFKGVSFSGGEPLLVKDRVMQYLKAIRSLCNPEIYIWMYTNGILSDDKVFRELADNGLNEIRFDIGATNYNLNGIKMAKGLIPNITVEIPAIPEEKERLMKLLPEMINAGVTNLNLHQLRLTHHNADKLLKHDYTYIPAERPIVLESELAALEIMSYAKNTKLPIGINYCSFYFKYRFQKAGYRKILANKLKRPDDFITEKGFLRKRNGTAVNYEGLTLYDENKPKAAIETDNLVLKHKTYGVHRSLAKRVDVDDRDQIAITDLLTSTKGNIPERADLFDLWQYEFIEKGLREY, from the coding sequence ATGAATGCTTACTACAGGTATCTGAACTCGCTGGTAAACAAAAACAAACAGGAGTTTGGAAATTACGAAAATATCAATTGGATTAACCTCTGGAACACCGATGAATTAGAAGCAACCAGGCAAAAACTCATCAGGGCAAGTGGAGGACAAACTTTATTTAAAGGTACCAAACCCTATGTCAATCAAATATCAGATGGTTGTAAAATTTGTGGTGCGGGTGCCTGGAGCTGTCTCTTCATAACCGGAAAATGCAATGCCAACTGTTTTTATTGCCCTTCTCCGCAAAAGCAGGATGAACCGCCCGAATCTCAGGGAATCACCTTTCATACCCCGTTGGCATACGCAGAATACATCAATTATTTTGATTTCAAAGGCGTGAGCTTTAGCGGTGGAGAGCCGCTATTGGTTAAAGATCGCGTTATGCAATACCTGAAAGCCATAAGGTCGCTGTGCAATCCTGAAATTTATATCTGGATGTACACCAATGGCATTTTATCGGACGATAAAGTGTTTCGTGAACTGGCTGACAACGGATTAAACGAAATTCGTTTCGATATTGGTGCCACTAATTATAACCTCAACGGAATAAAAATGGCGAAGGGTCTCATTCCCAACATCACCGTCGAAATCCCGGCCATACCCGAAGAAAAGGAACGATTAATGAAACTCCTGCCTGAAATGATAAATGCAGGAGTTACCAACCTTAATCTGCACCAACTAAGACTAACACACCACAACGCCGACAAACTACTCAAGCACGATTACACCTATATACCCGCCGAACGACCTATTGTGCTCGAATCGGAATTGGCAGCACTGGAAATAATGTCTTATGCCAAAAATACAAAACTACCTATCGGTATCAACTATTGTTCATTCTATTTTAAATACAGGTTTCAAAAAGCCGGATATCGAAAAATACTGGCCAATAAATTAAAACGCCCCGATGATTTTATAACAGAAAAAGGGTTTTTAAGGAAAAGAAACGGAACAGCAGTAAATTATGAGGGGTTAACTCTATATGATGAGAATAAGCCTAAAGCAGCAATAGAAACCGACAACCTGGTACTTAAGCATAAAACATATGGAGTACACCGCTCACTCGCAAAAAGAGTGGATGTGGATGACCGTGATCAAATAGCCATTACTGATCTGCTAACCAGCACAAAAGGAAACATACCCGAACGTGCAGATTTATTTGACCTCTGGCAATATGAGTTTATAGAGAAAGGACTGCGCGAGTACTAA